The nucleotide window CTGGCTGACGTCGCCGGTCTTGGCTCGGTGCTTATTCCGGCGATGAAGAAAAACGGCTATTCGGAGAGCTTCTCGGCTGCGGTCACGGTAGCCTCGTCCGTTCAGGGGCCAATCATTCCACCCTCGATCCCGATGGTCATCTTTGCGTCGGTTGCCCAGGTCTCGACAGGTGCCCTGCTGGTTGGCGGTGCTCTGCCCGGCGTGATGCTCGGACTTGCACAGATGCTGGTGGTCTGGATCATCGCCAGCCGCCGGGGTTATCGTTCCTCGCACGGCAAGTATTTGATGGCGGAAGTCATCAAGATCTGCAAATCCTCTGTCCCGGCGCTGTTGATGCCAGTCATCCTGATGGGTGGCATCCTGTCAGGCATATTCACCCCGACCGAGGCAGCTTCCGTTGCCGTTGGCTATGCGCTGCTGCTGGGCTTCTTCCTCTATCGCAACGTCGGCTTCAAGGACCTGCTGGTCATCGGTGCCAAGGTTGCCCGGGATTCGGCTGCCATCTTCTTCCTCATCGGCACCGCCGGTATCTTCGGCTGGATCCTGGCCGTTGCCCACCTGCCGCAAATCGCAGCGGAATGGATCCGCATGAATGCGGTTGATCCGCTGATGGTGCTGCTGGTCATCAACATCTTCCTGTTGATGTGGGGCATGTTCATGGATGCTGCACCGGCCATCCTCATTCTTGGCCCGATCCTGACGCCAATCGCAACGGCCGTGGGCATCAATCCGATCCACTTTGGTGTCGTGATGGTGTTCAACCTGATGATCGGCCTGATGACCCCGCCTTACGGGCTGTGCCTGTTCGCCGGGGCGGCGATCACGTCGAACGAGACACGAATAGGGGCGATTTCAAGAGAGATCATGCCGTTCCTGTTCATCTCTATCGGCGTGTTGGCCCTGATCAGCCTGTTTCCGGATCTGGTGCTCTTTCTGCCTCGTCTGGCTGGCCTCATGTAATCCGGTATCAAAAATCACAATCTCAAGACAATGCTGCCTCTGATCCTTGTGATCGGAGGTGGCAAGAACCGAAATGTTCCGCCACCTGCAGCGCTCTCATCTACAGGACCGCTGGAACTCGGCCTTCCCTATCATGGAGAAAGACATGAATACCCCCGTCAAGACCCCGGCCCAAGCCACCGTCGAGCCCATCGTGCCAACAGACAAGCGCCTGCACGATATGGCCAGCGCCCTGCGTTTCCTGACCGTCGATGCCGTCGAGGTCGCGCAATCCGGTCACCCCGGCATGCCCATGGGAATGGCAGATGTTACCGCCGTGCTGTTTGACAAGATCATGAAATACGACGCAGCCAAGCCGGAATGGGCCGACCGCGACCGCTTTGTCCTGTCTGCCGGGCACGGGTCGATGCTGATGTATGCCCTGCTCTGGCTGACCGGTTCTCCCGACATCTCGCTCGACGATATCAAGAAGTTCCGCAAACTCGGGGCCAAGACCGCAGGCCACCCGGAATATGAACAGCTGCGCGGCATCGAGGTGACCACCGGCCCTCTCGGACAGGGCATCGCCAACGCGGTTGGCATGGCTCTGGCGGAACGGACCCTCAACGCAGATTATGGCGATGCGCTTGTGGATCACTACACCTATGTCATGGCTGGCGACGGCTGTCTGATGGAAGGCATTGCGCAGGAAGCCATCACCTTTGCCGCCCACATGGGGCTTGGCAAGCTGGTGATGCTGTTCGATGACAACAAGGTGACCATCGACGGCAACACCACGCATGCCACATCGGAAGATCAGGTTGCCCGCTTCACCGCCGCCGGATGGCATGTCCTGTCCATCGACGGCCATGACACGGATGCCATTGAGCGGGCCATTCTCGCTGCCAAGACCGACCCGCGCCCGTCGATGATCGCCTGTCGCACCGTCATCGGTCGAGGATCTGTGGCCAAGCAGGGCAAACCTGCCGCTCACTTCGGGGCAATCGGTGCCGAAGACCGCAAGGCCATGCAGGCGATGCTCGGCTGGCCTTACGAGGCCTTCGAAATCCCGGGGGCTGTATTTGACGACTGGCGCGGTGCCGGTGCTCGCGGCAAGGCAGACCACAAATTCTGGCAGGACCGCCTTGCCGCGTCTCCGGCAGCCACCAAGGCAGAGTTTGAACGGCGCATGGCCGGAGACCTTCCGGCAGAAGCCCTCAAGGCGCTGAAAGCCCTGCGCACCGCGGCTCTTGCCGACAAGCCGGTGGCAACGCGCATGGCATCCGGCAAGGTGCTCAACGCCCTGTTCGACCTGATGCCCGAGCTCGTCGGCGGTTCGGCAGATCTGGCCGGTTCCACCCTCACCTGGCCGCAAAAGGCCCGCCCGATTGCCGCTGGCGACTGGGGCGGACGCTATGTTCCGTTCGGTATTCGCGAACATGCGATGGCCGCGATGATGAACGGCATGGCCGTGCATGGCGGTCTCATTCCGTTTGGCGGCACCTTCCTGTGCTTCATCGACTATGCCCGCCCGGCGGTGCGTCTGTCGGCGATGATGGAACAGCGGGTCATCTATGTCATGACCCACGACTGCATCACCGTTGGCGAGGACGGCCCGACCCATCAGCCGGTGGAACATCTGGCCGGATTGCGCGCCATGCCGAAGCTCAATGTCTTCAGACCTGGCGACATAGTCGAGGCGATGGAATGCTGGGAACTGGCGCTCTCCGCCAAACATACCCCATCGGTTCTGTGCCTTTCCCGAAACCCGTTGCCTGTGGTGCGCACCAGTGCCGAGGAAAACATGTCCGCTCGCGGCGGCTATGTCCTCAAGGAGGCCTCAAGCGCCCGCAAGGCCACGCTGTTTGCTACGGGGTCCGAGCTCCATATCGCCGTTGAGGCGCAGAAGCAGCTTGAAGAGGCCGGGATTCCGACCGCCGTTGTCTCCCTGCCCAACTGGGCCCTGTTCGACAAGCAGGACAAGGTCTGGAAGGATGCAGTCCTCGGTCCGATTGACGCCGTACAGTTGGCCATCGAGGCTGGCTCGCCTCTTGGCTGGGAACGCTATGTCGGACGCGATGGCATCATCATGGGTGTCGACCGTTTCGGTGCCTCCGGCCCTGCGGATCAGGTGACCCAATATTTCGGCTTCACCGCAGATGCCGTCGTCAAACGCGTACAGGACGCACTGGCGTAACAAAAAACGCTCCGGTCCAGACGGGCCGGAGCGTCTCGCCTTCCTTTGCCTCAAGGCGCATGGTCAGCCCTGTTTGAGGTAGGCCCGCCAGCTGCCAAGGCTGGTTATGTCTTCTGCCCCTTCCGCGCCAGTGGCCTCGCAGATGAAGCCACAAACCTCTTCCCCGCTTTCCAGTTCGACCTTGCCCAGACCCAATGGCCCCGGAATGCCCACGAGAAACGATCCCAGCCCGGCAAGCGGCATGGCCCAGACTTCGACGGCGATGCCGTTCGCCTGCTTTTCCGTTGTCCGGATCATACCCGGACGCTTGACGCCCTCCCCGGCCAGTGCATAGAAGCGATAGTAAGGCGCTGATGTCGTCGCTTCGATCAGATAGGCGTTCCTGTCGGTCAGTTGCCAGTTGAGCGGCAATCCCTCAAGGTGAGCCCCGCAGACGGCGAACTTGACATAGCCAGCAGGCAGGTCGGCAACCGGCTTTCTTTGTGGGCGCGGCCACGAGGTGGCTCCGAGCGTCCGCTCCCCGGCGGTTTCAAGACAAGCCGACAGCGAAGCGATCAGCGCATCCTTGCCGGAGCTGGCCAACAGGGTGATGCTGCCGGGGCGGCCGTCCGACCGCGCCGGGATCGGCACGGCCAGTCCGCACATGTCAAGCAGGTTGACGAAGTTGGTGTAGGTGCCAAGATTGGAGTTCGGCGTCACCGGATCAGCCTCGAGATCGGCAACCGTGTAGAAGGTCGGAATGGACGGCACGGCCAGCACATCCAGACGCGCCAGCAGGGGCTCGACCTTGCGGCTGAGCTCCTTGAGGCGATAGAAGCCCCTGAAGGCATCGGTTGCCGAGAGATCATTGGCCTTGCCGACAATCTTTCGCGTCACCGGCAGGATCGCGTCAGGATCATCAGCCATCAATTTGTCGATCACGCTGTTGCGCTCCGCCACCCAAGCACCTTCATAGAGCATTTCAGCGATGGCGTAGAAGGGCGCAAAGTCCAGCGGCTCCACCGTGTGCCCGGCCGCTTGCAAGAGGGCAACGCCTTCGGCAAAGGAGGCCGCCTGTATGTCATCACCGAAGAATTTGATGCTGTTGCTGTCCGGTATGCCGATGCGCAAGGGGGCCTTGATGGCGAACAGCCCTGGAGCCTCGATGGCCCGCGCATAGGCATCCTTTTCGTCGAAGCCGCTGGCGACCTGATGCACCCGATAGGCATCCTCCACCGTCAACGCAAAGGCAGAGATGGTCTCGATGGACCGGCAGGCAGGCACCGAGCCGGAGGCGGACCAGGAGCCCAGCGACGGCTTGAGACCGACAATATTGTTGAGGGCAGCCGGAACGCGACCGGACCCGGCGGTATCGGTTCCCAGAGCAAAGGAAACGATACCATGGGCGACACTGACCCCTGACCCGCCGGACGATCCGCCCGGCACGATGGCCGGATCAAGTGCATTCTTCGGCGCACCATAGGGCGTGCGCACACCGACGAGGCCGGTTGCGAACTGGTCTAGGTTGGTCTTGCCGATGACGATGGCACCGGCCTTGCGCAGTCGGGCAACCACGAAGGCATCCTCGGCGGGCTGATATTGCCACTTGGGGCAGGCCGCCGTCGTCGGCAGCCCCGCCACGTCGATATTGTCCTTTACGGCAAAGGGAATGCCCCACAAGGGCTTGTCCGGATCAAAGGCCCCCAGCGCCTTTGCTTCTTCGATGACCTCGGCTTCATCCCGCAACGTGATGAAAATTCCCGGATCGGCAACGTCTGCAATCCGGGCATAGACCGCAGCCATGATCTCTTCTGGCGTGGTACCCGCAGCGTAGGCCTCGTGGATGTCGGTTATCGTCATTGGATGCATCTGGGGCAGAGTCTGGGGCAAAGTCATGGTATCGCGTCCTTGTTGGTTCTCTAAAAGACATTGCCCGTTCGGAGCGAAAACTCTATTGCTATTATTTCACAAAACTGGTGCATTTAATGCACCACTTATCTGACCGCAGGGGGAGACCATGAAACATCTCCAGGATTTTCGCTATATCGAGGCCGTGATGCGCGCCGGGTCGATCCGCAAGGCAGCCGATGACATGAACATCACGGCTTCGGCGCTCAACCGGCGCATCCAGCGCTTTGAAAGCGAGTTTGGCTACGAGATCTTCGAGCGGCTGCCGCGCGGTGTCCGCCTCAATCCGGCCGGAGAGCTGCTATTACAGCATTTCCGCTCGCAGCAATCGGACCTCAAGCGGGTGCAGAGCCAGGTGGCGGATCTGGCGGGCGAGCGACGAGGGCACATCTCCATTGCCTGTTCACAGGCCTTGAGCCCCTATTTCCTGCCTGCTCATATCGCGGCCTATCGCACCGAACATCCCGGCGTTACCTTCAGCGTCAACATCCGCGACAGGACCGCTGCGGAACGGGACCTGAGCACCTTCGAAAGCGATCTGGCGCTGGTGCTGGAACCGGTGCACATGGTCGACTTTGCCGTTCTCTCCGCCATCCCGCAGGTGGTCAATGCCGTCATGCGCAAGGATCACCCACTGGCGGGACATGCCGAGGTGCGCCTCAGGGAATGCCTCGACTATCCCCATGTGATGCCGTCCTCGGCTTACGCTGTGCGGCACATGATCGAGCGGGCGCTGGCCGGAACCTCTCGCACCCTACAACCGGTCATCCAGTCCGATTCCTTCGACTTCATGCGCCACTATGTGGAGTTCGAGGATGCGATCAGCTTCCAGATCTCGATCGGGTTACGGCTCCCTGCAGACTGCGGTCTGGTCAGCCGCCCGATCTCGACCCGCGACATGCCCGCCGGGTCGCTTCTTCTGGGCCAGATGAAGGGCCGAACGCTGCCGATTGCCTCGGCGCGCTTCGCCGAGACGCTGATCATGGCGATGGAACGGCTGAATACCGACCAAACCGGGCAGGAAGGCTAAGTGCTGCATTTTTTGCACCGGACTTGGGAAAAAATAGCAGAAGCCAGAAGCGCAAGACGTCGCTACTCTCGCCCATACACACCAGTCACCAGCCCAAGATCGGGACGTCCAAGCGCATTTTCATTGCCAGCCTGTTATTTCGGAGAGAAATCCAATGAAGAAAATTCTCGTTTCCCCTTTTTCTCGTCGTAGCTTCCTGAAAACAACAGGAGCACTCGTGGCCACCACCGCCATGCCGTTCGGCATGCGCACGGCGCTTGCCGCAGGCAAGCTGACGGTCGGCTTTGTCTATGTCGGTGCCAAGGACGACTATGGCTACAATCAGGCCCACGCCGAGGGTGCTGCCGCCGTCAAGGCAATGGAAGGCGTGACGGTCATCGAGGAAGAAAACGTTCCGGAGTCCGTTGATGTGGTCAACACGATGGAATCGATGATCAATTTCGATGGGGCCGCGCTGCTGTTCCCGACCTCCTTCGGCTACTATGATCCTTATGTGAAGGAAACCGCCCCCAAATATGGCGATGTCCGCTTCCAGCATTGCGGCGGCCTCTGGAAAGAAGGCGACCCGTCCAACGCAGGCTCCTATTTCGGCTATATCGGCATGGGCCAGTATCTGAACGGCGTCGTTGCCGGTCACATGACCAAGTCAAAGAAAATCGGGTTTGTCGCTGCCAAGCCGATCCCGCAGGTTCTCAACAACATCAACTCCTTCCTGCTCGGTGCCCGCTCCGTTGATCCGGAGATCACCTGTCAGGTCATCTTCACCGGCAACTGGTCACTGCCCGTCAAGGAAGCCGAAGCCACCAATGCCCTCGCCGATCAGGGCGCGGACGTCATCACCTGCCATGTCGACGGCCCGAAGGTGGTTGTTGAAACCGCCGCGGCTCGCGGCTGCTATGTCTGTGGCTACCACGTCGACCAGAGCACGCTGGCACCTGAGAAATATCTCACCGGTGCCGAATGGAACTGGCCGAGCGTCTACACCGATTTCGTCAAGAAGACCCTTGCCGGTGAACCGATTGACAACTTTGTCCGCGGTGGCCTGACCGAAGGCTTCATCAAGATGTCGCCGCTCGGCCCGTCTGTCACCGAAGCTGCCTCCAAGCAGTTCGAGGCCGTCAAGGCCGAGATCATGAAGGGTGGCTTTGCTGCCATCAAGGGTCCGTTGAAAGACAACAAGGGCAACGTGGTCGCAACCGCTGGCCAGGCATTCCCGGAAACCGATATTGCACTGGAGTCCATGGACTACCTGGTCGAAGGTGTCATTGGCTCGACGAACTGATCCATGACCAACGCAACCCAAAATGACATGGCGGCCTCTGGCCGCCGCCCTGCTCTTCCGAGCTGGGTCATCGGAAGGATCGAGTCCTTCGGCATTCCCGTCCTCGCCCTGATCGCAGGCGCAATGCTGTTCTCGCTCTTCCTGATGACACAGGGAAAATCGCCACTGGAGTTCTTCGCCCTTGTCTGGCGCGCTGCTTTCAGTTCGGCCTTTTCCTGGAAGAACACCCTGTCTCACGTCAGTCCGCTGCTGATGGCCGCCCTGTGTGTTGCCATTCCGGCACGGCTGGGGCTGATGGTGATCGGCGGAGAAGGCGCGATCATTCTGGGTGGTCTGGCTGCTGCCGTTGTTGGTGCCAACTGCGGCTCAATTCCAGCATTCTTCGGCTTTGCCGCCATGGTCGTCGCCGCCTTCGTGGTTGGTGGCGTCTGGATCGGCACAGTCGGAGCGCTGCGCGTCAAGCGCGGCGTCAACGAGACGATTTCCTCGCTTCTGATGGCCTATATCGCAACGGCCATCTTCAATCAGCTGGTCGAGAGTGTCTTTCGCGACCCGGCCAGCCTCAACAAACCGGCGACCATGCCCATCCCCGATGCGCTACGGGTCACTGACCTGCCGTTCCTGAGCACCCATTGGGGTGTGCCGGTGGGGATCGTCATCTGCATCGCCTGCTATTTCCTGCTTGAGCGCACGACCATCGGCTTTGCCGCCCGGGTAACAGGCGACAATATCCGCGCAGCCCAAGTTCAGGGCCTACCGGTCTCGCGTCTGGTCATTGGATTTACTGGCCTAGCCGGTGGCCTCGCTGGCGTTGGCGGCTTCTTTGAAGTGTCGGCCATCTATGGTAATGCCAACGACTCGCTGATTTCCGGTGTTGGCAACACGGGCATTCTGGTTGCCTTTCTGGCGCGGCACCATCCGCTGGCGATCATTCCCGTCGCCCTGCTGCTGGGCGGATTTGAAGCCTCGAGCGGCCTTGTCCAGCGCCGCATGGACCTGCCTGACGCTACGATCCTGGTGTTCGAAGGATGCATCTTCATTCTCGTGCTGCTGAGCGAAACCCTCTATGGCCGCTCTGACAGCTTCATTCGCAAGATCCTGTTTGCCGGGAGGTCAAAATGACAGATGCCTCTGCGCTGGGGTCAGCATTGGGCATGTGGGGCGTTCCCCTTGCCATCCTTGGCGGTGCCATTCGCGTCTCCACGCCCTTCCTGTTCGTCTCGCTGGGTGAATGCCTCACCGAGCGCTCCGGACGCATCAATCTGGGTCTGGAAGGTACGCTCGTCATTGGCGCGATGACCGGCTACGCCATGTCCTATCATTCCGGTTCCCCGTTCATCGGTGTCGCCTCGGCGGCGCTGGCGGGGCTGGTCTTCGGCCTCATTCATGGGTGGCTCTGCAGCTTTCGCCATGTCAACGACATTGCCGTTGGCATCTCCATGATGATCGTCGGGCTTGGCCTCGCCTTTTATTTCGGCAAGCCCTACATCCAGCCGACGGCACCGCGCCTGCCGTCGATTTCCTTCGGCTGGTGGTCGGATATCCCGCAGGGTCAGGCCGCTTTGCAGGTCAATGTGCTGTTCATCGCCGGGGCTGTTCTGGCCTTCATCATGGCCTGGATGTTCCGCAACACCCGTATCGGCCTCACCGTGCGTGTGGTCGGCGACAGCACGGATGCCGCACGCACTCTCGGTATTCGTCCCACCCGGGTGCGCATTCTTGCCACTGCCGTTGGCGGGGCCTTTGCCGGGGTCGGCGGCTCCTATCTGTCGCTCTACTATCCGGGCAGCTGGAGCGAGGGCATTGCCTCCGGTCAGGGCCTGATGGCCGTGGCGCTGGTGATCTTTGCCCGCTGGAACCCGATCAACTGTTTCTGGGCTGCACTGCTGTTCGGCGGAGCAGGCGCCATCGGTCCGGCGCTGCAATCCGTCGGCATCACGCAAGGCTATTATCTTTTCTACGCCGCCCCCTACGTCCTGACCCTTGGCATTCTCGTCGCAACCTCGTCGACGGAACGCGCCATGACGGGCGCTCCGGGCGAGCTGAGCATCACGAAATAACGGAGTAGGAGCATGAGCGGATTGAGTGGTTTGAACGTCTCGGAAAAGGGCGTGGGCATCGGCCTCGTCCAGCTGCAGCTGCCTAATGTCAAGACCAAGGCCGATCTCACGGCCCAGACGGCGCGCGTGGTCGAGCTGGTCGGCAAGGCTCGGCGCAACCAGACAGGCATGGATCTGGTGGTGTTTCCGGAATATGCCTTGCATGGCCTTTCGATGGACATCAACCCGGAGATCATGTGCACGATGGATGGCCCGGAAGTGGCTGCCATGCGGCAGGCCTGCATCGACAACAGCATCTGGGGCTGCTTCTCGATCATGGAGCTAAACCCCGGCGGCATGCCCTACAACACCGGCATCATCTTTGACGACAAGGGCGAACTGAAGCTCTATTACCGCAAGATGCATCCGTGGGTGCCAGTGGAACCATGGGAGCCGGGCGACGGCGGCATTCCGGTCTGTGATGGACCCAAGGGCTCGAAGATCGCTCTCATCATCTGCCACGACGGAATGTTCCCCGAGATGGCCCGCGAATGCGCCTACAAGGGGGCCGAGATCATGATCCGCACCGCGGGCTACACCGCTCCCTTGCGCGAAAGCTGGCGCTTCACCAACCAGTCGAACGCCTTCTGCAACCTGATGGTCACAGCCAGCGTCTGCATGTGCGGCTCTGACGGCACCTTCGATTCCATGGGTGAAGGCATGATCTGCAATTTTGATGGCACGATCATTTCCCACGGTACCACCGGCCGCGTGGACGAGATCATCACCGCCGAGGTGCGGCCCGATCTGGTGCGCGAAGCCCGCATCGGCTGGGGCGTCGAGAACAACATCTACCAGTTCGGCCATCGCGGCTATGTCGCCGTCAAGGGTGGCGCGCAGGATTGCCCCTACAGCTACATGACCGATCTGGCCGCCGGCAAATACCATCTGCCATGGGAAGACGACATCAAGGTCACTGATGGCACGAGCTGCGGCTTTCCGGTTCCAACCCGCCTCTATGGCGAATAAGAGAAGGATCAATAATCATGGCAACCATCGCTTCTTCTCCCTATGCGTGGCCCTATAACGGCGATCTGAGGCCGGACAACACCGCGCTCATCGTCATCGACATGCAGACCGATTTCTGCGGCAAGGGTGGCTATGTCGACAAGATGGGCTATGACCTGTCACTGACCCGTGCCCCCATCGAGCCGATCAAGGCCGTGCTCGCTGCGCTACGCGCCAAGGGTTACACCATCATGCACACCCGCGAGGGCCATCGCCCCGACCTTTCCGATCTGCCCGCCAACAAGCGCTGGCGCTCGCAGCAGATCGGTGCAGGCATCGGCGATCCCGGCCCCTGCGGCAAGATTCTGGTGCGCGGCGAACCGGGCTGGGAAATCATCGACGAACTGGCCCCCCTACCCGGCGAAGTGATCATCGACAAGCCCGGCAAGGGCAGTTTCTGCGCCACCGACCTCGAACTTATCCTGCGCCTCAGAGGCATCGAGAACATCATTCTTGCCGGCATCACCACCGACGTCTGTGTGCACACCACCATGCGCGAGGCCAACGATCGCGGCTTTGAATGCGTGCTGCTGGAAGACTGCTGCGGCGCCACCGACAAGGGCAACCACGACGCCGCCATCAGCATGGTCAAGATGCAGGGTGGCGTGTTCGGCGCCATTTCCGACAGTGCCTCTCTCATCGCGGGGGTGCCCGAATGAGTGATCGTCGCAAGGCCCCCTCGGTCGAAACCATCAACATGACCATGCGCTTTGGCGCGTTCACGGCGCTTGATGCGGTCAGCATCAAGGTCGAGGCAGGCTCGTTTCATGCCCTTCTTGGTGAAAATGGCGCGGGCAAGTCGACGCTGGTCAAATGCATGATGGGCTTTTACAAGGCGACCGACGGGCAGATGACGGTCAATGACAAGGAAGTGGAGATCGACGACCCCAAGGACGCCTACGACCTCGGCCTTGGCATGGTCTATCAGCATTTCACGCTGGTTCCCTCGCTGACAGCGGCGGAAAATCTGGTCATTGCCCGGGCAGACACACCTGCGGTGATCGACTGGCGCAAGGAGCGGCAACGGCTCGATAGCTTCATGGCCTCGATGCCCTTCTCGGTACCGCTCAACCGACCGGTACACAGTCTGGCGGCTGGTGAGAAACAGAAACTGGAGATCCTCAAGCAGCTCTATCTAGGCAACCATTTTCTCATTCTTGACGAGCCGACCTCGGTGTTGACGCCATCGGAAGCCGATGAGGTGCTCGGCCATGTCCACAAGATGACCAAGGCCCGTGACCTGACGGTTCTGATGATCACCCACAAGTTCCGAGAGGTGCGTGCCTTTGCCGACAGCGTAACCGTCCTGAGGCGTGGCAAGCGTGTCGGAACCGGTCGCGTCGCCGATCTTTCCAACGACGACATGGCGGCTATGATGATGGGCCAGGCCGAAATGGCAACACCGCTCGCCCGGTCCGGAGACACTGGCCGGACGGTCCTTTCCCTTGATCGCGCCAAGGCGGCGGATCGCAGCGGTAGCAAGGAAATTTCTATCGATGCCCTCGATGTCCGTTCCGGCGAGATTGTCGGACTGGCAGGTATTTCCGGCAACGGTCAGGTCGAGCTGATGGAAATGCTGACCGGCCAGCGCAGCCTTCTTTCCGGCTCCATCCGCGTCGAAGGCACGGCCTATCATGCCACCCGCAGCGAGGCGCGCCAACACAAGGTCCGCTATCTGCCCGAAGAGCCCCTGCTCAACGCCTCGGCCCCGCACATGAGCGTTGCCGACAATCTGGCGCTCAGAAGCTTTGACGAGGATGGCCGCCTGTTTCTCGATCGCAAGGGCATCATGCGCCGGGCCAACGCGCTCATCGACGATTTCGACATCCGCACACAAGGGCCCCGCGCCCCGATCCGGGATCTTTCCGGCGGCAATGTGCAACGGGCGGCGCTCGCCCGTGAGCTGAGCGGCGATGTCACCTTGCTGATTGTCTCCAACCCCTGCTTCGGGCTCGACTTCTCCGCCGCTCGCGCCATCCGCGACCGCATCATGGAGGCCCGCAACAAGGGGGCCGCCGTGCTGCTGATCAGCGAGGATCTTGACGAGATTCTGGAACTCTCCGACCGCGTCGCCGTGATCAGCGAAGGCCGGATCGCCTTTGAAACCCCCGTTGCGGACGCCGGCCCCAAGGCGCTCGGACACTTCATGGCAGGGCACGCTTGAACATGACCGACAACGACATCAGACATATCGACGCCCGCCCCTTCGCCTTCCCCTTCTTTAGGGACAGCATTGGCCTTGTGGTCATCGACATGCAGCGTGACTTTCTCGAAGATGGCGGCTTTGGAGCCTCGCTTGGCAACGATGTCTCGCGTCTCAGGGCCATCGTGCCAACCGTCGCCCGCCTGATCGATGGTTTCCGTGCCGCCGGGCTGCCGGTAATCCACACGCGCGAATGCCATCGTCCTGATTTGTCAGACCTGCCGCCCGCCAAACGCGACCGGGGCAACCCGTCCTTGCGCATCGGCGAAAAAGGGCCGATGGGGCGTTTGCTGGTGGCGGGCGAGCCGGGAACGGAAATTGTGCCCGCCCTTCTGCCCGCCGCCGGAGAAGCGGTGATCGACAAGCCCGGCAAGGGTGCCTTCTACCACACCGATTTTGGTCCGCTTCTGCAACAGTTGGGGCTCAGGCAACTGGTGTTTGCCGGTGTCACCACCGAGGTCTGTGTCCAGACCACCATGCGCGAGGCCAACGACCGCGGCTATGACTGCCTGTTGGCGACCGATGCCACGGAGAGCTATTTCCAGCATTTCAAGGATGCAGCCATCGAGATGATCGTTGCCCAGGGCGGTATCGTCGGCTGGGCATGTGAAACCGACACCATTCTGGAGGCCATCCATGCCTGAACAGCATACCTTTGACGGCCTCCTTCATGGCGGTTGGAACGAGTTGCCGTTTGAACCTTTCCGCGATGGCGTCGAGGTGCATTATCTCTGGCGGCAAGATAGCGGCCCTGTCTGGGCTTTCCTGCGCTACGCAGCGGGTGCCCGCGTCCCTCGCCACCGGCACAGAGGGCTGGAGACGATCCTTGTGGTCGAAGGGTCGCAAAGCGATGAAAACGGCCGCTATGAGGCGGGCTCGGTCATTTGCAACCCAGAAGGAACGGCGCACGATGTCTGGTCCGAAGACGGATGCGTGGTCCTCATCCAGTGGGCAGAACCGGTGGAAATGCTCAGCGACGCATAGCCGCCTCTCATCCAGGCAAGACGGAGGTATAGTGGCGCTGGTGCCAGATCAGCGGTGGCAGACTGCTGTCCAGAACCATGCTGCGGATGCGTCCGGCAAACAACCGGTGGCCCGAGAGGTCAATCTCAGCGCTGACTTCACAATCAAAGGCGACGACGGCATCAAACAAGCAGGGGGTGCCGCTAGGCCATTGTGACCAGTTGCCCTCATCAAAGCGCGCCTCAGGTGCGACCTTGCCAGCAAAGGCGTCAGCAATGCCTTGCTGTTTATCTGATAGCAGCGCAAACGAGAATTCCTGCTCTTCAT belongs to uncultured Cohaesibacter sp. and includes:
- a CDS encoding cupin domain-containing protein; this encodes MPEQHTFDGLLHGGWNELPFEPFRDGVEVHYLWRQDSGPVWAFLRYAAGARVPRHRHRGLETILVVEGSQSDENGRYEAGSVICNPEGTAHDVWSEDGCVVLIQWAEPVEMLSDA
- a CDS encoding flavin reductase family protein translates to MTFQSRQTVPSLKQQSDVACPDGISSTEFRSAMAALAASVCVVTAGKGKERQGRTVTAAFSLAIDPPTILVSIDAHASLVAIMHEEQEFSFALLSDKQQGIADAFAGKVAPEARFDEGNWSQWPSGTPCLFDAVVAFDCEVSAEIDLSGHRLFAGRIRSMVLDSSLPPLIWHQRHYTSVLPG
- a CDS encoding ABC transporter ATP-binding protein; its protein translation is MSDRRKAPSVETINMTMRFGAFTALDAVSIKVEAGSFHALLGENGAGKSTLVKCMMGFYKATDGQMTVNDKEVEIDDPKDAYDLGLGMVYQHFTLVPSLTAAENLVIARADTPAVIDWRKERQRLDSFMASMPFSVPLNRPVHSLAAGEKQKLEILKQLYLGNHFLILDEPTSVLTPSEADEVLGHVHKMTKARDLTVLMITHKFREVRAFADSVTVLRRGKRVGTGRVADLSNDDMAAMMMGQAEMATPLARSGDTGRTVLSLDRAKAADRSGSKEISIDALDVRSGEIVGLAGISGNGQVELMEMLTGQRSLLSGSIRVEGTAYHATRSEARQHKVRYLPEEPLLNASAPHMSVADNLALRSFDEDGRLFLDRKGIMRRANALIDDFDIRTQGPRAPIRDLSGGNVQRAALARELSGDVTLLIVSNPCFGLDFSAARAIRDRIMEARNKGAAVLLISEDLDEILELSDRVAVISEGRIAFETPVADAGPKALGHFMAGHA
- a CDS encoding isochorismatase family cysteine hydrolase, which translates into the protein MRHIDARPFAFPFFRDSIGLVVIDMQRDFLEDGGFGASLGNDVSRLRAIVPTVARLIDGFRAAGLPVIHTRECHRPDLSDLPPAKRDRGNPSLRIGEKGPMGRLLVAGEPGTEIVPALLPAAGEAVIDKPGKGAFYHTDFGPLLQQLGLRQLVFAGVTTEVCVQTTMREANDRGYDCLLATDATESYFQHFKDAAIEMIVAQGGIVGWACETDTILEAIHA